In a single window of the Methanobrevibacter arboriphilus JCM 13429 = DSM 1125 genome:
- a CDS encoding ribonuclease H-like domain-containing protein, whose product MKSERYENHEKDMLKSILSKSLTSAAPSKETIAKAHANSGINSDDPLIKLKYTLLEQYQDQRLDDIEGSEIIENSSGETLKITKKEKIDFSIDKKEFEKELFCDLKLIPKIGPATEKKLKEEGYEDINSLLEHEKYKKHAEEIIEKLENGSHIDKFNLIRKNCNNKGKMLKCAGDLEYDSFKFMDIETLGLSNVPIILIGIAEMDKKGKSITSTQYLLRRKVEEAAVLEGYLSHIDEDSTLITYNGASFDVPFIRNRCNYYQLNNESQPFHYDLIYYARNLWKDKLPNCKLTTIEKNIFDINRVDDVPGSHIPEFYDAYLKEDNIGPLVPIIEHNRFDIVSLAKFLNRMCEKF is encoded by the coding sequence ATGAAATCAGAAAGATATGAAAATCATGAAAAAGATATGTTAAAGTCAATATTATCAAAATCTTTAACTTCTGCAGCACCTTCTAAAGAGACTATTGCTAAAGCCCATGCAAACTCTGGAATTAACTCTGATGATCCTCTAATAAAATTAAAATATACCTTATTAGAACAATATCAAGATCAAAGGTTAGATGATATTGAAGGTAGCGAAATCATAGAAAATAGTTCTGGAGAAACATTGAAGATCACAAAAAAAGAAAAAATCGATTTTTCAATTGATAAGAAGGAATTTGAAAAAGAATTATTTTGTGACTTAAAATTAATTCCTAAAATAGGGCCTGCTACAGAAAAAAAACTTAAAGAAGAAGGATATGAAGATATAAACTCTCTTTTAGAGCATGAAAAATATAAAAAGCATGCAGAAGAAATTATTGAAAAACTAGAAAATGGATCACATATAGATAAATTTAATCTAATTAGAAAAAATTGTAATAATAAAGGAAAAATGCTTAAATGTGCTGGAGATCTTGAATATGATAGTTTCAAATTTATGGATATTGAAACATTAGGTCTTTCTAACGTCCCAATTATACTTATTGGTATAGCTGAAATGGATAAAAAAGGAAAATCTATTACTTCAACACAATATCTCCTTAGAAGAAAAGTAGAAGAAGCAGCAGTTTTAGAAGGTTATTTATCTCACATTGACGAAGATTCAACCCTTATTACTTATAATGGTGCTAGTTTTGATGTTCCATTTATTAGAAATAGATGTAATTACTATCAATTAAACAATGAAAGTCAACCATTCCATTATGATTTAATTTATTATGCAAGAAATCTTTGGAAAGATAAACTACCAAATTGTAAACTAACTACTATAGAGAAAAACATATTTGATATTAATCGTGTTGATGATGTTCCAGGATCACATATACCTGAATTTTATGATGCATATCTAAAAGAAGATAATATTGGACCTTTAGTTCCCATCATTGAACATAACCGTTTTGATATAGTATCATTAGCTAAATTTTTAAATAGAATGTGTGAAAAATTTTAA